From Anaerolineales bacterium, a single genomic window includes:
- a CDS encoding rubrerythrin family protein, which produces MKKITYSNLQKAFVGESEAHVRYSFFAERAKKDGLVNIARLFEAAAASEKIHAESHLKAMDGVQDTPSNLAAAAGGEEFEIEEMYPSYIASAELQAEKKAQRSMNNALQAEKIHLNLYRRAAADLTAGKDIGMQDYFVCPVCGYTMEGDPPDVCPVCGAKHELFVKY; this is translated from the coding sequence ATGAAGAAGATCACGTATTCGAACCTTCAGAAAGCCTTCGTCGGCGAAAGCGAAGCCCACGTCCGCTACTCCTTCTTTGCGGAGCGGGCGAAGAAGGACGGATTGGTCAACATTGCCCGACTGTTCGAAGCCGCCGCGGCATCGGAGAAGATCCACGCCGAAAGCCACCTCAAAGCGATGGACGGTGTCCAGGATACACCCTCCAATCTGGCGGCGGCGGCCGGCGGAGAGGAATTTGAAATCGAGGAAATGTACCCTTCCTATATCGCCAGCGCCGAGCTGCAGGCGGAAAAGAAAGCCCAGCGCTCCATGAACAACGCCTTGCAGGCCGAAAAAATCCACCTGAACCTGTACCGCCGGGCGGCGGCCGACCTGACGGCCGGGAAGGATATCGGCATGCAGGATTATTTCGTCTGCCCGGTCTGCGGATACACCATGGAAGGCGATCCTCCGGACGTTTGCCCGGTCTGCGGGGCAAAACACGAGCTGTTTGTAAAGTATTAG
- a CDS encoding VCBS repeat-containing protein produces the protein MLLLLAIASLAATFRAPPVLLRWGQGGTWASAAPNPARPAVPAFESDLDGDGRTERLALSQGRVTLLDQGIGVWSSPPEWDVRGAQTADLTRDGRPEIVLLVWRPFAPWPVDAWLPHGGRIAGFHDAQNRSCHIILIGWAGSEYRELWAGSALAKPIVAFYAADWTGDGRQDLTAVEAEYSRPSQGRGLALWEWNGFGFTLADRWSTDFDAFVFLLDADGAPAFLAGSSGGFGA, from the coding sequence ATGCTTCTGCTTCTCGCGATCGCCTCCCTGGCAGCCACCTTCCGCGCGCCGCCGGTCCTTCTTCGCTGGGGGCAGGGGGGAACCTGGGCTTCCGCGGCGCCGAATCCCGCCCGTCCGGCCGTTCCGGCCTTCGAATCGGATTTGGACGGCGACGGTCGAACCGAACGCCTCGCGCTCTCCCAAGGGCGCGTCACGCTCCTCGACCAAGGGATCGGCGTTTGGTCCAGCCCGCCGGAATGGGACGTCCGCGGGGCACAGACCGCCGACCTGACCCGCGACGGCCGGCCGGAAATCGTTTTGCTGGTCTGGCGGCCGTTCGCGCCCTGGCCGGTGGATGCGTGGCTTCCGCACGGCGGACGGATCGCGGGCTTCCACGACGCTCAAAACCGGTCCTGTCATATAATTCTAATTGGATGGGCGGGATCGGAATACCGCGAGCTTTGGGCGGGATCCGCACTGGCAAAACCCATCGTCGCCTTTTACGCCGCGGATTGGACCGGAGATGGACGTCAGGATCTCACCGCGGTCGAGGCGGAATACAGCCGTCCCTCGCAGGGCAGGGGACTGGCGTTGTGGGAATGGAACGGCTTCGGGTTCACGCTCGCCGACCGATGGAGCACCGATTTCGACGCGTTTGTCTTTCTGCTCGATGCGGACGGCGCGCCTGCCTTCCTGGCCGGATCTTCCGGCGGCTTTGGAGCTTAA
- a CDS encoding DUF3160 domain-containing protein, translated as MKKPFASMVMLLGLLFAASLACNLLPVSPTLEAASTAAQPTYNPPSGVYPEAFANFPSIPVNIPESFSGGYALPVDLSQVQGADGTRISGSQKTALEAQGFVVKPPTPGQYREFYQVYESLRYSEEPVFITTDSVYHVYHLIFDKMLRDLERDYFIAKLKTLTGTLLSASHQQFQQTQGTVLGEQARRNVAFFAVAGQLLETGDSIPEEAASLAAAEVALIQAAAGPEISPIWDREDLPEDKKLIEDYSQYIPRGHYTRSEELKRYFRAMMWYGRMTFRLRDVFETQRALLATQAIRTSAAPDGTPAETLWKNIYEPTVFIVGKADDLSYTEYGALADSVFGAGAPITAYGDPDKIGEFLEAAKDLPPPQINSMWVWIWEDKTDATKGFRLMGQRFTLDEYVFGQMIWRNVGTDSKPRGLPKALDFFAAMGSQEALSILRGMGEDQYENFDQQMAKVQGEIAALQMDTWTQNLYYAWLYSFQPLISAKDGRFPAFMQQQAWTRKDLHTALASWTELKHDTILYAKQVMAEMGGGGEQDPPPHGYVEPNPEAYARLRALSMMTRSGLEARNLLSETMRGNLENLIDLLAFLQSAAEKELAGQAMTDEEYWRIQYYGGELEALTLAAADRDEQGYEYRDLSDQKAALVADVATGIDAQGNLVVLEEGIGQPTLIVVVLPDSPYRIAYGAVFTYYEFTVPPSERMTDETWQAMVEGGTAPPAPDWTELFIVA; from the coding sequence GTGAAAAAACCATTCGCTTCCATGGTCATGCTTCTCGGCCTGCTGTTCGCCGCCTCGCTGGCCTGCAACCTGCTTCCCGTTTCCCCCACGCTCGAGGCGGCTTCGACCGCCGCCCAGCCGACCTACAACCCGCCGTCCGGGGTCTACCCGGAGGCGTTCGCCAATTTCCCGTCGATCCCCGTCAACATTCCGGAATCGTTTTCCGGAGGATACGCACTCCCCGTAGACCTGTCCCAAGTACAAGGTGCGGACGGAACGAGAATATCCGGCTCCCAGAAAACCGCCCTCGAGGCGCAGGGCTTCGTGGTCAAACCGCCCACACCCGGCCAATACCGGGAGTTCTACCAGGTCTATGAATCCCTCCGGTATTCGGAGGAACCGGTGTTCATCACAACCGATTCGGTCTATCACGTGTACCACCTGATCTTTGATAAGATGCTCCGCGATTTGGAGCGGGATTATTTCATCGCCAAGCTGAAGACCCTCACCGGAACGCTGCTGTCCGCCTCGCACCAACAGTTCCAACAGACTCAGGGAACCGTCCTTGGGGAACAAGCCCGGCGGAACGTCGCCTTCTTCGCCGTAGCCGGACAGCTGCTGGAAACGGGGGATTCCATTCCGGAAGAAGCGGCCTCCTTGGCGGCCGCCGAGGTGGCCTTGATCCAAGCCGCGGCCGGACCCGAAATTTCGCCGATTTGGGACCGGGAAGACCTGCCGGAGGATAAGAAGCTGATCGAAGACTACAGCCAATACATACCGCGCGGCCACTACACCAGAAGCGAGGAGCTGAAGCGGTATTTCCGGGCGATGATGTGGTACGGACGGATGACCTTCCGGCTTCGCGATGTGTTCGAAACCCAGCGCGCGCTGCTGGCCACGCAGGCCATCCGCACGAGCGCCGCGCCCGACGGCACGCCGGCGGAAACGCTCTGGAAGAACATCTACGAGCCGACGGTGTTCATCGTCGGCAAGGCGGATGATCTCTCCTACACCGAATACGGCGCGCTGGCGGATTCCGTTTTCGGCGCCGGGGCTCCGATCACCGCCTACGGCGATCCGGACAAGATCGGCGAATTTTTGGAGGCCGCCAAGGACCTGCCGCCGCCACAGATCAATTCCATGTGGGTTTGGATCTGGGAGGATAAGACCGACGCCACCAAGGGCTTCCGGCTGATGGGCCAGCGCTTCACCCTAGACGAATACGTCTTCGGCCAGATGATTTGGCGCAACGTCGGCACCGACTCCAAGCCGCGCGGCCTGCCGAAGGCATTGGATTTCTTCGCCGCCATGGGGTCGCAGGAAGCGCTGTCGATCCTGCGCGGGATGGGCGAGGACCAATATGAAAATTTCGACCAACAGATGGCCAAAGTCCAGGGGGAGATCGCGGCCCTGCAGATGGATACCTGGACCCAAAACCTGTATTACGCCTGGCTCTATTCCTTCCAACCGCTTATTTCCGCGAAGGACGGCCGCTTCCCGGCCTTCATGCAGCAACAGGCCTGGACCCGCAAGGACCTGCATACGGCGCTGGCTTCCTGGACCGAGTTGAAGCACGATACGATCCTGTACGCCAAGCAGGTGATGGCCGAGATGGGGGGCGGCGGTGAGCAGGACCCCCCCCCGCACGGCTATGTTGAGCCGAACCCCGAAGCCTATGCCCGCCTGCGCGCGCTGTCGATGATGACTCGCTCCGGTCTGGAAGCGCGGAATCTCCTCTCCGAAACGATGCGCGGCAACCTGGAAAACCTGATCGACTTGCTGGCCTTCCTCCAATCCGCGGCCGAAAAAGAGTTGGCCGGCCAGGCGATGACCGACGAAGAGTATTGGCGGATTCAATATTACGGCGGCGAATTGGAGGCGCTGACCCTCGCCGCCGCGGACCGCGACGAGCAAGGCTACGAATACCGCGACCTCTCGGATCAAAAGGCCGCGCTGGTCGCCGATGTCGCCACCGGAATCGACGCCCAGGGCAATCTTGTCGTGCTGGAAGAGGGAATCGGCCAGCCGACCCTGATCGTCGTCGTGCTGCCCGATTCCCCATATCGGATCGCCTACGGAGCCGTGTTCACCTACTATGAGTTCACGGTGCCTCCTTCCGAGCGCATGACCGACGAGACTTGGCAGGCGATGGTGGAGGGCGGCACCGCGCCGCCGGCGCCGGATTGGACGGAGCTGTTCATCGTCGCCTAG